GTTTTTCCTTTGTTACACGTATCTGACCACTTATCTGAGAGCACCTCATTTTGGTTCTAGTGAAGACAGTGCGCCACATACATTACTGTAACTGACATCAGTTTATTTAATTCACCATAATCAACCagaccaggcagtatgtctggtttaatactgttgatcatggtgacagatgctcATTAAAATGTATAGGTTTTAGGCTTTCAATAAGTTCATAACTCCACTGATCAAAACTACTGGCATGCTAGACATTTTTGGAAAGGACAGGTGTAGTTTCAGTCCCTTTTACACCGCCCCTAAACTATAGCTTTGTTTGGCAGTGCGATTATAGCAGAACTGTAGGTACACCTATGACGATAAAGCTGACATGGAGAGGACAATCCCCTCACCCGAGAGCTTCCTTCCAAGTAACCAAAACAAAGCTCTGTAGGGTTAAAAGGGTTTCCACAAACAAGAGTGCTTGGATTTTTCCTAATGTCCTGTATGGAGAGCCATAGCTCCTTACTACATATGTGCTGTTGAGGGTAAATGAGAACTTTGAGGTAAACCTTTGGACTGCGAGGATGTCGATGTTTAGGCCCTCAGTCATCCAACATGTATCATCCATCACTGATGACTGTGTCCCTGatactatacagtgtacagaagTGTTTCCCCAACCATTGGCTTCCCTTCCATGGATCATATTGTATAATTAAAGAACGGAGACGCAAGATGACTGGCAGTTAACATGAGGATATTCTAGTCGGACATATCGTTGGTAGACCACTGGTACTGCAAGGTGCAGGTGGGGAGCCCAATAAAAGCTACCTACTAGAAGTCTGAATTTTGTATTGACGCACAACTGCCCTGCACaaagctgcaaagtaagaatgctttcaaaaatagaagtaatagtTGATTTTTTATCAAGTAACACAATGCAAAGCAAATGAACTAAAAGAGAAATCTTAATCAAATCAGTGTTTGGTGTAACTAACCGTGGTTGCTGTgcaccgctgttcccctgcttaccgccgcggtcccgggcgccatgtttagcggtgatctgctgccagtgttccCTTTTAGCCCTGGCCACAACATGCTTGCTAATAGTTTCCTGCAGCTTTTCCCTAAGGGCCGGCGCgtgtcacttcctgtgttttatgggttggatcatgtcacttcgccaaccaatcctagccctcctgtacatatataagtggctcagcccccttccaagATGCCTCAgggtcaaggtccttgtgtcctgctaaggttcccgATATTcacttgtgttcctggactctgctacccgTTTGATCCCTACCTGCTTGTCTTgactcctgttgccgacccggattgcctgccctgtacctgtgccgcctgccctgacctattgctatTCTgagttcgcctctgcctcatcctgcaCTGTTGCCCCTGGTTACGACTCGGCCGGCTAACtatgtctgtacctctggtacatCCTGGtacacctggaccagctgcctcgtgtgcctatccttctcaagaggtagcgacttgGGAagatctatccccaccatcaggggtactgtgaagattcgaggggttcacttagacaacgcccttagaggaggtaggacacgtggcacagtgggttcacacccgctggttcgtgacacctCGTCTTCAAGCATTGATTCTTCTAGTAACTGTTTTTGAAAGAACAGGGCAGGAAGTTTGTTCCAAGGCTGAGAAACACAGGCAAATAACTTATCCATCAAGTAATACCATCAGGGAGTCGTCAGATTGGCTCCAAATTCATTTTGCAGCAGGAAAACAACCCCAAACATAAAGCCAGTGTCATGAAGACAAAggaaaacaatagctgatcttagggagaccagctacaaaaacactgtggagcctcatttaagagtttcaagacagcaatccaaagtgcaaagctccctgggaaacagtaatatacaaaataaccgtggagccccagttatgggtcttctaCACAGTGAAAGCTGTcatatccttaaagggaacccgtcatcaactttatgcaggcctcactgagggcagcataaaatagtgacagaaatgctgatgtcagcggtgtgtcactgatGAGCTAAAAGCAAGTGGTTGCTGAgagccagcatcataatcattgcagcccaggccttgaaaagagtcaaatctacccgagaagagtcatggttattcatatctcctgctctcctcgcccatctgctgatgattggcagttctctcctagagagaaagggagaaaactaggtagaagcctgtcagtcatcagcaggtgggcaggagagcaggaattcatgaataaccaggactcttctcaggtggccattactcttttccaggccctgtctgcaatgattgtgatgttggttcccggaaaccacttacttttaacttttaaacgacagaccgctgaaatcaactcacctgtctctactttatgctgctgttcGCATTGGCAGaaaaaaggtgatgacaggtttcctttaaggcttGTAAAGAgctggatcttgacataggggccacttaatatggtgcaTCTGGcaatctctgtaatggggacacccctttgcctggtcttccttcctttgagggatatctggctttcactgtgttgaagacccataactggggctccacagttattttgcacATTGCTATTTCCCTGGGacctttgcactttggattgctgtgttgagactcttaaatgaggctccacagtgtttttgTAGCTGgcctccctaagatcagctattattttgtttgagtagtctccaagaCCTTGCTTCTGGTTAGCCAGATTCCTACTCCACACTCATGAGGGGCAACAcctcgaaacagctgtctgtggttggataactggcttaggtcttcccagTCATGTCCTTAAGGCTTGTAAAAGAgctggatcttgacataggggccacttaatatggtggatctggAGATCTCTGTAatagggacacccctttgcttggttttctCTCCTTTGAAGAcacataactggggctccacacagttattttgcatattaagaacaaggagtcctggaattGATGATGTGGCCGCTACAGAGCTCTAATCTCATCATCAtgaagtctgtctgggattacatgaaaagACGGAAGGATTTGaggaagcctacatccacaggtggtggttagttctccaagatgttagGTACAACCTCCCTGACAagatccttcaaaaactgtgtgcaagagTACCTAGAAAATTCATGCTGTTCTGAAGGCAAAGTGAGGTCACACCAAacattgatttgatttagatttctcttttgttctttCACTTTTCATTTCGTTCAATGATGAAAACAAACTATTaacactaatatttttttttttaaagcattcttacttaAAGTATAacggtcatatatatatatttttttgagaattggattgtggtgattaatatctccttggtggccccatttaaacttttcactttgtattcaattaccctgaattccaaatttttgttccctgtactgcctattttcaCCTGTGCttgaagggacactgacaggccgaataagcataattagctgtatatatgtatgcacaggtcttctattatgtaataaaaacatataagtctaacccctgtccaccttatgaagactgtaaaatgatgttttataacctgatagaattgctcgtctttctgcccaaggggcggcatttcagctttacttctgcccaggcggcctccccccaaccgccgttctgaagcaccgcccagctcatcaatattcactttgctgggcggcttctgtgcTGCTGAGAAAAGTGCCCGGCGCAGAACGCAGAGGCTGAAGTGGCCTCAAAGCAGAGgggacgcaggcgcgatgtgatcccggccagtgagggtggcGGGCGCATGCGCCAGATCTtggaacgtcggggacagcagaagccgcccagcgaagtaaatattgatgagctgggcggcgcttcagaacggcggttgggggaggctgcctgggcagaagtaaagctgaaacgccgccccttgggcagaaagacgagcaattctagcaggttataaaacatcattttacagtattcatacggtggacaggggttagacttatatgtttttattacacaatagaagacctttgcctacatatatacagctaattatgcttattcggcctgtcagtgtccctttaaaatcaggttgctatgcagggtccatctaagtgttgaaggacggaggacacagaagcacgcagagtgcaaggtcagattacagacagccagggactgcaaGTAAatgaagccaggtcctccccagcagctgataacagtgcctgcgctgtgtgcacttctccctgtccctgtgcttggcagacgctccctcactcagcagagctggagaatgcagagttgaagcagcgcagaccagggaagggagatatgccgtctgctcagtgtataaatgaaagcaacatgtggtaagaggacccctttgtactgcaggagattaaccctttagggggagggctgtggttactgacacttttggggggctattgttactggctagtgagggcaggcgggattagcctcagggtgagggcagtggcggccatcttaactgaatagtgaaatagcagttttatgcagactggttgctaagggctgaatcttattaaatatggggcaagtaagtctaatagtaactgattctggaatatcgtgttattagtaactacatatatgaaaattgaaattagggtctaagtgtgacagttatcctttaacatcATTTTCCCATGGCTGCCTAAAACATTTGCAcagtatttataatatatatatatatatatatatatatatatatatatatatacatacatacacacacatatatatacacacacacatacaccgcatttttcgctttataagacgcacccgatgataagacgcaccccagattttagagtACAAAAAttttatcagacctcatatcagcccactcagagccttataagacctcagattagcccatcagtaccccgagacctcagaatagcccatcagtagccccagacctcagattagcccatcagtagccccagacctcagattagcccatcagtagcCCCAGACctgactaaaataaaaaatcatcttacCTGTCCTGCTCCGCGGCTCCTCTTCAGCTGTTCGTGCTCCCATCTTCccggcctgcgctgcactgtcacatgactgcgtgcagcgtcaggtcatagtgtgcgcaatacgtcctgacgctgtacggggtcaggacagtgcagcgcaggctAGAAAGATGGGAGCGTGACAGCTGAAGAGGAGCCGTGGCGCAGACCAGGGAGGGTAAATATTACCTGCGCTTGCAGCGCTTCGCTCCCCGCTGCTAatacatactagtgagcgcttataaagcgaaaaatacgatttatacatatatatatatatatatatacacacacacacacacacacacacacacacacacatacaatgcATTCCCTTAAAagaaatctgtcaccatgaaaatgcagtgcagtctgctggcaggttatagagcaggctgATATATAGTGTTAAGTTTTACGGGTTCTTTTTCCATATTTTCTTCATTTAGATTACTGCTCATTCTAGACTTTGAAGTCaaagagacggtcctatcaggGATTGACAgcgatctctgtatacacagttatagaaggaagactgtcaatcactgataggaccgactccttgacttcaaagtccagGATGAGCAGGAATTTGATCTaaagtttatgggaaaagattcagcaaaacttttCTTCATttaatctgctcagttcctcctgccaACTGCAGCTTGTAccacattttttggtgacaggttctctttatccAGACTTGGATGAGTGTATGGCCTAGATCAGGGATTTGCAACCTTTAGCACTTgacctgctgtgaaactacaactcccagaatgcaccCTTCCTCAGCTGTTCTTGGAAAGGAggactctgggagttgtagtttcagaacacgcTGGAATGCCGGTGGCTGCTAGGTCAATATGAGGAGTGTGTAACTGCTACCTCTCACTATTTTCCTTTGTTTCATATCTTCTAGACATGGCTTTCCTGACTATACACATGTTACACCCTTAATTATGTCATACCACACCCCAATGAATTTACTCCTTGCCCTTCCTAGTAGGCGATACTGTAGCTAGGATATTGAGGATTATCACGCCTCAACAAAAATACACAATACAACAGAAAGAAGAAATGACCCCAGTCAAAATGAGAAATACATTTAGGCAATCCCCAGATTTATGAACTTATGTTTCTCACGTTTTTGTACAGCCATTTGCTGTGGCTTATGGAAGCCTCCTCTGTGACATACCAAATACCGCATGAAATGTAGAATAAATGGCATTTAGTTACCAACATTTACCCCAAATACTGCTCTGTCACAAGTAGGACCCAAGACAGAAATACAATCAGCATCTCATATAATGAGTTAAGCGCACGTTCAAGGACTTACCTTTTTGTAGGTGAATGATATCTGGAAAGTTGGAAAGCAATCCTTGATACAAGGACAGTGTATCAAGAAATCTAAACTGATCATTTTTGGGTTGCTCTGCAAACATTTCTCCTACTAATTCATAGGTGCGCCCAGTATGAGAAATCGCTCCAATCAGTGGCTCAGAGGCAAAAGGCGGGTCTAGCTGGAAGGAATGGCTTAGACTTTGTAGGGCACCACCAAGTTTCTGAAACTCCTTACGAAAGCCTCCCAAGTGCTTACGTGCTAGCTCAGAGACTACACTGGTTAACTGGAGGACACTTTCATCCATCTTTTTTGAGAAGGCTTTAAAAGTATCCACACGTTCTTCTACATCTTGGAGGTCCTGATGTTCAGTAGGTATCTGCAAGGTCAGCAAAAAACTGGCACCAACCATTTCATCCCTCTCCGTGCGCCTTTTGCCAGCTTTCCACTGTTTTTCATCACGGCAGCTTAGGAAATGCTGAAAACCATCATACTGAGAAAGGACTGGATGACTTGTCATATGATCCATCCACAGAACCAATCTACGCTTACGCTTTTGGATAAAGTCTTCTTCAAAGCGTCCTGTAGCCTGCTTCTCTGGCAAGTGCGGAATAGAAATGACCGTGAATTTGTGCAGGAGGCGGTTATACAACCAGTCAAAGTGCTTGTATCGTCTGTAAACTGGAGAGTTAGTGTGACCAGGAGTCAGCcttaaggaaaaagaaaaaatgaacactAAACATAGAAAattcacaagtaaaaaaaaacaaaaaaaaacaaaaaaaaaaaacacacaactcaTATTAATCTCTCCCGAGAGCTTGTCACAtatcacaataaggcctcatgcacacggccgtgaacgatccgtggtatcccggcctggattcctgctgacagcaggagcgcacgtcgtcattggttgctatgacgccgtgcgcttcatgccgccgctgcactacggtaatacacaggtatgatctatacgagtgtattactgtagtgcaggggcggcatgaagcacacggcgtcatagcaaccaatgacgctgtgcgctcctgctgtcagcagaaaTCCTGGCccggttaccacggaccgctcatggccgTGCGCATTCGGccttaaggactcatgcacatgaacgtgtgcggcCCGTGCTGCGAACAGCTATTTGCataggcactggccgtgtgcggatattgacacattcacttgaatgggtccttaaTCCgcaagaacatgctctatttttctgCGAAGCTGAACCACAGACCGAAGTTCCATGGAACTTCCACTTCAAGCCTCTGCTCCGCATATTGcatatccattcaagtgaatgggtccacaatacagacataatgagggccgcaatacgggcatagggcacacatgtttgtgtgcatgagccctaagactgagaAATAAATCTTCTTGTTTCACCACTCCTCACTTTTCTCACTTaaatatcattaaaggggttttgcaggatTTTTATATAGTGATGGCCAATCCACAGCATAGGCCATCAACATCATAATCAGCAGGCatccgacaccctgcacctccgccggtcagctgtttggGAGTAGGCCCAGTGCCGGAACTACACAATACTATCCACCGGGTAGTGGGTAAAAGCTGTTAATACACTGCTgtacacattgaagtgaatggggcagtactgcagtaaccagctccgtccactgcacAATGGGCAGTGCTGTGTATTTCCAGTGCCAGAGCTACTcccgaacagctgattggtgggggtgccaattAATGGACTATCCAGTCTATAggcaataaatataaaaatctgtTTTCTTTTGAACATGAAACATGCATACAATGccgcagactggaaaacagcaTGGACAAGATTGTTCaaatttacttaaagggaacccgtcacctcaaaaatgcatctacacccgccagcagtaccccatagtagcccgcagcctgttaataatcatatgcttCATCCTGTTGTCCAATGCTGCGCAAGTTCAAAAAACgcagttttattctccatcagaGCTATAGTGCcggggggcagcggcctcctcgcttcaagtcaaggtaaccacgccccctaaccgtcccctcttgcctgagagtgacagcctgcagtgcggccgcgattccccaagtctcgcgcatgcgctgtgCGCTCTGTAGTAATGAACTATCCCATCTCCTGCTGCCACTGTTAGCCGGGTTTCAGCGgcacaatgcgcatgcgcgagacttggggAATCGCGGCTGCACTTTAGGCTGTCATTCTCAGGCAAGAGGGGATGGTTAGGGGGTGtgattaccttgacttgaagcgaggaggccgcttcccccttgacttcaagctggccggcactatggcgctgatggagaataaaactgaggttttttttaacttgtgcagcatcggacaacaggatgaaacatatgattattaacaggctgcgggCTACTACAAGGTACTACTGGcgggtgtagatgcatttttgaggtgacagtcATTTCTAGGTTTAGTGTTAGTTTGAAATAAGAAAACTATAACACAGTGAGGGTACTTCACATATGCGGTTACAAGATCCAGCAGACTTTTCCTGCACTGCCGGATCACCACCGACTATAATGAGATCAGCGGTGATCCGGCATAAATGCCAGGTTTCGCACAGACAAATACCACTGCATAAAGGGGTTTTTGTCCAGCCGCCATTTATGTAAGTCATGCAACTCTAGTGAAACCTCTAAAAGACAACCACACAAAACTGCATGAAAAAGTGGTCTTCTAGTCTTTTCAGAGAAGATGGATATTGTGGATCTGGATACGATGGAGATCTGCTCAGAGGTGGGCTTTTGGAGAGGTTTCACTGTATATGCATTTCTTCCCACTCTCTGCTGACCTAATGCAATGATATAAATGGCCTAAAAACCCAATGATAAAAATAATGCCCAAACTAAAGCCTACTGGTTTATATGACACATCCACACACCTCACCTCAAACTGACATGAAGGCTTCTCCTAATAAAAGCTCTGCAACCCACAATAAAAATAATACTTCATTGCTTGCAAAGAAACACAAAAAGTGAATCACTTGACACATGCCAAATAGTACTCAACAaatacacagatatatacagcgtGCACTGGGCAAACATTACACTTTTCCTTAAGTACACAGAGAACTGAACATTGCCCCATAGAACATACCTTTCTTTATAAGAAAATGACAAGAATGGCTCACGCCTCTCATGCCTAAATTCTCTCTCACCTGTACGAGATGTAACTCTTAATCCCCTTGAACTTTGTTTGTTTGGTAGGCTCCTCCACAGAGCAAATGAAAGAGTTAGGATTTGGCTTCCATTGTGGCCCCTTGGGTCCCATCTCAACAACATAGTTTTCGGAGACTCTGCCAAATTGAGGAACATCTCCAAGTATAAAGGCTTCCACACCGGACCTTACAAAACTGGAGAACCTGTTCAAATTTCGACCCACCACACTACCTTTCTTCCCACTGGCTATGCTATCTTGACGTTCTAGCTGTGGTCGTGGTCGGTGAGCATACTCAGGTCTTGGGTAATAGTGGTGCTGTGTCTGACTATGTGGAACTCCATTTGAACCACTGGGCTCTTCAGCCACAGACTGTCCATCATCCCAATCATCccagtcatcatcatcatcttcatcatcatcGTAGCTCCCATGATGAGTGGCATCCTTGTGGCTTGTGTGGTGTGTTGGGTAGTCTACTTGGACTGATCCAGAACGGTGTGGTTGAATCATCTCCACATATGATGCCGGAAAAAGTCCTGTCTGACCACGGCTGTTTGTGCCCTGAAGCCATCCATCTAAAGAAACATCACTCAGCAATTGTAGTTCCTCATTCTCACAGATATTGATTTCTTCCTTATTTTCACTTTGGAAATCATATAGGGCTCGAGCTTTGAATGCCATGGTGAAGAGAATACAAGGAATGTACTGCAACATGAAAAGAAAACATTAAAGAAATATTCCAGCAAAATTGAGTCcaagtttttacatttttttgtcaaactgtcTATATTGGAAGATTAAGTGAGCCAGACATACGCACAAGATAACATCAGCCAAATGCTTTCCCGATAcccccacacacatgcatgctcaaccGAACATGTATGTGTTGGGAATAGGAGAGGGGAGACCTCTGGTGGGTGGCTCATCTTcccgagaacaaaaggatcaggcctTGCCTTGCTTATCAAGTACTGATCCTAAATTACAGTACAGCcagccagagctgcattcacagttctgctAGTTGCTACTGGCCTGTTGTAAAGACATCACATCCCAGAATGCAATTCACATGATCAAGCTCTGTACAGACAGACAATGAGGCTAGTGAGGAATGTTGGAAGATTTCAGTAGGAAGTGCATGTGGATGAACGTACAGCAGACTGGTCAAAGATTTTCAGAATGGATCTTTTAAATCTTCAACCATAACAAATACACATTCCAGTTTTGTCAAGTCTTCGTGCAATACTTTTTTCCCCTACATTTCTAAGTCCTGCACATCTGGATAAAGAATAATAACAAGAATAAATTCCTATGATTTTTTCCATGCATCTCGCAGTATAAAAGGAAGCGTCTGGCGAGTCAGACCGCTTGCTATAAAAGTAAAAGTCAGCTGATTATTACTGAAATTGAACTGTCAATGAGGTAGAGGTGCACAGCCTGTTACACACAAGAATACATCCCTTTTACTTGGTGTGATACGGTCTGTAGATATTAACATATTGTGGTCAACGGGGAACTGCTACTTTTATTAAAAAAGGGATacttccatcagaaaggggtatttttttttttaaacaatgtttaaaaaaatatagctgTTTTGTTTAATTTCAGCAGTAATATACCAAtgaaaatgaaatgcaaaatataaaatattgtccttctataGCAGTCAACACAGAGATAAAAGTCCTAAATGCATaggtaagtgtgtgtgtgtatatatatatatatatatatatatatatatatatatatatatatatatatatatatatatacacacatacacatacacacatacatgcattatataatgtgtgtgtgaaaCTTATTGCTATTTTACTGCTTGGTCAGAGAAAGATGTCATTTGTAGATAGGTAAAATAGTAGATCCAGAAAACCatcaatttttataaaaaaaataaaattacataaagATATTCAAATACAGGTTAATATCTCATTAAACAAATGAtggcagtgtccctttaaagggatcaTCTCGATCAGCAGATTGCCGCTGatccccaatgatcagctgttatCACTGGTCTTTGGGAATCTTCATATCAAAATGGCTCATAAAATGTAAATCCAGAGTATGGAGAGGGGTTGTCAGAAAAAGACACCCTTTAGGCGACTGCAGGAATATATCTGCTTTATCACTTTTAGGTGATGGTTACATGACAACAGCTACAACTACATGGCACCTAATGCTAGTGAATAAGGTTGTGTTGCGGCCCATAAGGTGCTACAACTGCAACCTGACAATTGGTAGAAATGTAACTCGTCTGGATTTCTGTGCAGCTGCATTCACTACCATTTGCTGCCATTGGCAGTGCAACATCTGTAgtgttaaagggttattccagttatatcaagttatcccttatccacagcaGAGGGGATACCTATAACCGTAGATCCACTGTGACCCCCCACAAATCATGAGAACGGGGTCTCTGTACCACACGGAGAGCAataaaatgaatggagaggcaggCCGAGCatgtgccctgctgctccattcatcagtCTGGGACTGCAGGCGATAGCCGGGCACAGCGTTTGGCTAtttctggcagccccatagagatgaatggagcggcaga
The Bufo gargarizans isolate SCDJY-AF-19 chromosome 2, ASM1485885v1, whole genome shotgun sequence genome window above contains:
- the SNX33 gene encoding sorting nexin-33, which codes for MAFKARALYDFQSENKEEINICENEELQLLSDVSLDGWLQGTNSRGQTGLFPASYVEMIQPHRSGSVQVDYPTHHTSHKDATHHGSYDDDEDDDDDWDDWDDGQSVAEEPSGSNGVPHSQTQHHYYPRPEYAHRPRPQLERQDSIASGKKGSVVGRNLNRFSSFVRSGVEAFILGDVPQFGRVSENYVVEMGPKGPQWKPNPNSFICSVEEPTKQTKFKGIKSYISYRLTPGHTNSPVYRRYKHFDWLYNRLLHKFTVISIPHLPEKQATGRFEEDFIQKRKRRLVLWMDHMTSHPVLSQYDGFQHFLSCRDEKQWKAGKRRTERDEMVGASFLLTLQIPTEHQDLQDVEERVDTFKAFSKKMDESVLQLTSVVSELARKHLGGFRKEFQKLGGALQSLSHSFQLDPPFASEPLIGAISHTGRTYELVGEMFAEQPKNDQFRFLDTLSLYQGLLSNFPDIIHLQKGAFAKVKDSQRMSDEGKMEQEEADGIRKRCRVVGFALQAEINHFHQRRLQDFKLTLQHYLKEQIMFYRRVSQELEKTLKMYDDL